The Xenopus laevis strain J_2021 chromosome 5L, Xenopus_laevis_v10.1, whole genome shotgun sequence genome has a segment encoding these proteins:
- the stmn4.L gene encoding stathmin 4 L homeolog isoform X1: MTLAAYKEKMKELPLVSIFCSCFLSDPLKTQTNKYDADTVDLTWCAISDMEVIELNKRASGHAFEVILKPPSFDGIPEITAILPQKRDPSLEEIQKKLEAAEERRKYQEAELLKHLAEKREHEREVIQKAIEENNNFSKMAKEKLAQRMEVNKENREAHLAAMLERLQEKDKHAEEVRKNKELKEEASR, translated from the exons ATGACTCTAGCAG CCTATAAAGAGAAGATGAAGGAGCTCCCCCTCGTGTCCATTTTCTGTTCCTGTTTCCTCTCTGATCCTTTAAAGACACAGACTAACAAGTATGATG CAGACACTGTGGACCTTACTTGGTGTGCTATTTCAGACATGGAGGTGATAGAATTAAACAAGAGAGCCTCTGGCCATGCCTTCGAGGTTATCCTGAAACCCCCTTCCTTTGATGGGATTCCAGAGATCACAGCCATCCTGCCCCAGAAGCGAGACCCTTCTCTAGAGGAGATCCAGAAGAAACTAGAGGCTGCCGAAGAAAGGCGCAAG TATCAGGAGGCAGAACTCCTCAAGCACCTGGCAGAAAAGAGAGAACATGAGCGCGAAGTCATACAGAAAGCCATTGAAGAGAACAACAACTTTAGCAAGATGGCCAAGGAGAAGCTGGCTCAGAGAATGGAGGTCAATAAGGAGAACAGGGAAGCCCACCTAGCAGCCATGCTTGAGCGTCTGCAGGAGAAG GATAAACATGCAGAAGAAGTgaggaaaaacaaagaactgaagGAAGAAGCTTCAAGGTAG
- the stmn4.L gene encoding stathmin 4 L homeolog (The RefSeq protein has 1 substitution compared to this genomic sequence), whose translation MTLAAYKEKIKELPLVSIFCSCFLSDPLKTQTNKYDADTVDLTWCAISDMEVIELNKRASGHAFEVILKPPSFDGIPEITAILPQKRDPSLEEIQKKLEAAEERRKYQEAELLKHLAEKREHEREVIQKAIEENNNFSKMAKEKLAQRMEVNKENREAHLAAMLERLQEKDKHAEEVRKNKELKEEASR comes from the exons ATGACTCTAGCAG CCTATAAAGAGAAGATGAAGGAGCTCCCCCTCGTGTCCATTTTCTGTTCCTGTTTCCTCTCTGATCCTTTAAAGACACAGACTAACAAGTATGATG CAGACACTGTGGACCTTACTTGGTGTGCTATTTCAGACATGGAGGTGATAGAATTAAACAAGAGAGCCTCTGGCCATGCCTTCGAGGTTATCCTGAAACCCCCTTCCTTTGATGGGATTCCAGAGATCACAGCCATCCTGCCCCAGAAGCGAGACCCTTCTCTAGAGGAGATCCAGAAGAAACTAGAGGCTGCCGAAGAAAGGCGCAAG TATCAGGAGGCAGAACTCCTCAAGCACCTGGCAGAAAAGAGAGAACATGAGCGCGAAGTCATACAGAAAGCCATTGAAGAGAACAACAACTTTAGCAAGATGGCCAAGGAGAAGCTGGCTCAGAGAATGGAGGTCAATAAGGAGAACAGGGAAGCCCACCTAGCAGCCATGCTTGAGCGTCTGCAGGAGAAG GATAAACATGCAGAAGAAGTgaggaaaaacaaagaactgaagGAAGAAGCTTCAAGGTAG
- the stmn4.L gene encoding stathmin 4 L homeolog isoform X2 gives MLRTSLGDLTEGEASQRYRAQGKGYYVFLCTLFLELSAMTLAAYKEKMKELPLVSIFCSCFLSDPLKTQTNKYDADTVDLTWCAISDMEVIELNKRASGHAFEVILKPPSFDGIPEITAILPQKRDPSLEEIQKKLEAAEERRKYQEAELLKHLAEKREHEREVIQKAIEENNNFSKMAKEKLAQRMEVNKENREAHLAAMLERLQEKVS, from the exons ATGCTGCGAACGTCTCTGGGAGATTTAACTGAGGGAGAAGCATCTCAGAGATACAGAGCGCAAGGTAAAG GTTATTACGTctttctctgcactctcttcctTGAACTAAGCGCCATGACTCTAGCAG CCTATAAAGAGAAGATGAAGGAGCTCCCCCTCGTGTCCATTTTCTGTTCCTGTTTCCTCTCTGATCCTTTAAAGACACAGACTAACAAGTATGATG CAGACACTGTGGACCTTACTTGGTGTGCTATTTCAGACATGGAGGTGATAGAATTAAACAAGAGAGCCTCTGGCCATGCCTTCGAGGTTATCCTGAAACCCCCTTCCTTTGATGGGATTCCAGAGATCACAGCCATCCTGCCCCAGAAGCGAGACCCTTCTCTAGAGGAGATCCAGAAGAAACTAGAGGCTGCCGAAGAAAGGCGCAAG TATCAGGAGGCAGAACTCCTCAAGCACCTGGCAGAAAAGAGAGAACATGAGCGCGAAGTCATACAGAAAGCCATTGAAGAGAACAACAACTTTAGCAAGATGGCCAAGGAGAAGCTGGCTCAGAGAATGGAGGTCAATAAGGAGAACAGGGAAGCCCACCTAGCAGCCATGCTTGAGCGTCTGCAGGAGAAGGTTAGTTAA